Part of the Zingiber officinale cultivar Zhangliang chromosome 6A, Zo_v1.1, whole genome shotgun sequence genome, CAAAAGTTTAGTTAATATTGTAGTTAGCAATTACTACCTTAATAATTACTATATCATCGTGAGGGATTTCAACTCCCTCTAAAACTTGAAGATCGAAACTGATTTATGGTCCTTGTGCCTTCTTCGCACTACACCCAACCACATGGATCTCCAACTTCCATGCGTGTGATTTCCTAGCGTGGTTGGAGTCACCGTCGGTCGGGCCACCTGTGATCATGCTAATGTCTCCTCTGGTGGTGTTGCCATGATTTTCTTTCTCTCGGTCCAACCGACATGCTGGCTGCTCGGCCAATGCCCGAGTGGGCTTTTAGTTGTCTCTTTGTTGGGGTTGTTGCTAGTTCTGCTCAGTCGATATGTTACCTTGACCTTCGGAACCTCTTGGTCGGCAATGATGTTGGCAGATTAGAGAGGGAGATCGCCGACGGTATCCTTGATGGGCTGGTTGGCGAGGCCTTGGACTAAAGTGGTAGCAGTCCTTTGTGTTGTGAGACGCCGAGCGATGGTAAGAGTAGAACATCGAGGTCCACCATCGAGGCTCAAGGGATCTTGTCCGCTCAGCTTCCACATGTTGGACTGCATGCAATCGAGACTCCTGATGTTGTTGATGTTGAGGGCCCACTCGAGGCCCTTTTGGGGGGGGGCACATTGTTGTTGGTCGATCGACTCTCGTGACCCGCATCCGACTAAGAAATCACTTCTTTCTTCCGAGCTGACTAGGTCTTCTCCATGTTGATATATTTTGTAGCCTGCATGAGCAGATGATCAAAGCCCCTCGAAGGCTTTTTGATGAGGGATCAAAAGAAATGATTATACGTAAGTCCTTGTGAAAAGACACTTACTAAAATTTCCTGAGTGGCTAATGGGACGTCTATGGCGACTTGGTTGAATCTTTTGATGAAGACTCGTAGTGTCTCCTTGGGTCCTTGTTTAAGTAAGAACAAATTTACAGTTATGTTCTGATAGCGATGATTGCTGGCAAAGTGTTGGAGGAAGGTTGCTTAGAAATCCATGAAGTTACGGATGGATCCGGTTGATAGTTGTTTGAACTATTTCTGCGCTGAGCCAGACAATGCAGTGAGAAATACTTTACATTTGACTCTATCGGTGTACTGGTGGAGTATGAAGATGTTGTCAAATTTGAGTagatgatcttcgggatcagtcAATCCTTCATATTCTTTGATAGACAAAGGTTGAAAGTGAGCTGGCAACTAGTCATCTAGGATTTCTTCAGAGAATTGCAAGTTTACCCGCTGGAGAGAGTCGTCGGTTCTAGGTGCTTTACCGTTACGAACATCCTGAGCGGGCGCGTTTTTGGAGGACGATCCTTGTGCCCTCTCCGCCTAGCCATACTCTTTCGAAGGCATTTTGAATAATACTTTGTGGTATGAGATCAGTGCATTGGGCACTGGTGGCAAGTTGGTCGGTGAGACGGGTGCCTGGTGGAAAGTGCTTGTCGGCTGGTGGTTTGGCTGGAGCCCAACATGACCCTCCACTCGGGTCCCTCGTTTAGTGTATTGGCCTGTAGCGGATACAACCGGGTCATTTAGCATTCAACACTTGGctgttatttcctattgttgcaCCATCTTTGCAGCTCGAGCATTTATCAGCATCTCTAACTCTTCTGGGGTTAGCATCACTGTATTAAGCCGTCCAACATCTTCTATCTTCACGTCTCGGATACATGTAACATTCCCAAAGACAGTGCCAAATATGATCCTCTTTGAAATCGGTGAAAGTAGTGAGTTGGCGACGTGGCTCTGCTACTAACTCAATGAAGACTCCGCGCTGTCCTACAACATAGGGAGCATTAGTGCTAGGCCAGGGAAAGGGTCCCCGATGCAAATATGATTCTGTCCGAAATCGATGAAGGCAGTGAGCTAGCGACGTGGCTCTGTTGCTGACTTTGTGAAGACTCCGCGCTATCCTATAACACAAGGAGCGTTAGTATCGGGTCAGGAAAGGGATCCCCGACGTTGGTacttcgatgctcaagttagtgatcaaTTTAGGAGAATAAAGCAGTAGCCGTGAACTGTAGCAAATAGCCTGTGCAAATAAGAAGCATCGCATACCTCCGCCTGTAGAGCGTCTATGTTGTGTTATGCACGCATCTCAAATCATTAGCATGTTTTCCAAAGCTTTCCTAAGAAAGGATATACCATAAAGTGCTTCTGACACCTTTCCTTAAATGAGCGCGTAAATCTATGTGATTTGATAGGTTGAAAGCTTAAGGatgatttaccgacggaatattcttTGTCCTTTTtgcacaaacttccaaaagagtacGATATGACAGGTATCTAGGTCCCACCATAGGTCGATCAACCACCGCTAGACCGATCGATCGCCAGCTCGACGTTATAGAATACAGTCAATAACTCGTTCTTCACTCGACCTTTCATTTTGCCAAGGAGACCTACTATGCCCGATCAACCCTTAGGTTCGATCGGATGGAATGGTGGGCCAAGTACATAGCTCCAAACTTATCTACAAGTTTCAGAGGACGGCTGCTCTAGAGGTCCAGTCAACACTTCATGTCCGACCGACAATGTGAGATCCGCTCGACTGACATAGGTTGGTCAGTGCTTCTAGATATATCTGACCATATGACTTTGACCGTTTAACTTTGACCTCTATGCTGATCCTCCTTACTTtgacctattttttttttaaggtcCATACTTTGACCTACTTTTTTGTTTAGAGGTCCATCTTTATCATCGTATGACCTACATTTAAAAGAAACATCACACTTATTATTGGTTGGAAAAGCAAAGTAGGAGATATCACATTACCTGCGCTGCATAATAGATAATAAACACAACTCAGCTGAGTCCTGGTTTTatgtagacctgaccacggttcagaaccgacggttcggaaccgccagttcgacggttccaggcaggtcgacccttaaccttaactgcctaagacggttacggttcacggttcagaaccgccggttcacggtttggttcacggttcgtcaaggttcgccacggttcaagattaatatgttaaaaaaaataaaaattaaaaattaaacattaaacattaaaaattagaaattaaaatttattgaaaaaagggcttgtacttatttaagttgcctacgtatccctttaggagaatcaaagcccacgtagttcttttacatttttatccttttacattttcattcacttccatttcctgttcctatcGTATttattccttcagtatcaaaatcttcaacttcgtcatctgaaaattgcatttcttggattcttttctccgctctggtccaatcgtccagtaatgcttgggcttccaatgagtcaggagacaaagttgatcgtcgttcatctaatatgttgccgtcggcactgaacgtctgctccacagcaacagttgacactggacaagctaaaatttcttttgcgatcacgaaGAGAACGGGAAagttttgagccttctgtgaccaccactttaagatatcgaagttttcgctatctgcttcattaaaatcaaaagaagtcgtaaaataattctcaagttcctgtgtggaacttgaggatcctcgtggacgttttgtctgttcttttaataagagttgtgcttttgtaagttttaaattactactagtagtttgttaaatttcagaaatattaatttgtgtttcatattttgcataatattgattataaatatcatataaataaattctaacattatatataatattaactggatcaggggaagaagaatctttaattggaattaaagcgtcataatataaagttaacatttcttgtaaaacttctcatttaaatctaggatctaaagcaaatgcaattaaataaatttcataaattaaataaaaatatttttcccatttagttttcatagctaagatgcaaggagataaagattcattattaatatgttcatttaaaactaatgctatattagaaaaattttctaaaactaattgagcagtgggataataaacatcgGAAAGttattcggttgcatcattaaatacttttaaattttcacaaatactactacaaatattccattgttgtgaaaataaatatatattagtattagtgtttggtgcaaaaaatgaacataataattctttatattgaaatgaatcttgtaataattggtatgttgaattccaacgtgttggtacatcacatggaaattttttaggtctcattccattaattttacaaaacctaccccattgtttcattatagatggatgagaccataaataagaaattgcaattctaattggtttaatataactttctaaaatttttaaaccatcttgaacacataaatttaaaacatggcatacacaacgaatatgaaaaaataaacctccaataataggttgacaaataaattttagatcatctatacaagcggtattagaactagcattatctaatgatattgaaaatattttatgagttaaaccatattcttctaaaattaaacataataattgtgcgatattatgagcattatgtgattcatcaaaaactctataagctaataatctttttttggaggttccaagagttatcgatccaatggcaagtcacacccatatacgaatgtgtttgccaatgatcactccaaatatcggaacataaagaaactttattatctaatttactaaattcatcaattaaattcttttttccttgttttgctaattttttaattgtacgagtaagtgtagtcctaggaacacgtttagcacatggattaagagattctttacaaaaatcttcaaatgtgcatttagatccaaaactaaaagaaagatgttctatggaaacaaatttagctaatgattctcttaatttattatccgaatataaaaataaaccggaatcggtactaccgctagttgaagaaaatcttgataattgtgtttgagaacggtcgagtccatattccgtcgggtgcttcgtttctacatgtcgtttcaacgacccatagccgccgccggcttggaatttgtaggaagcattgcagtgcttatattttgcacgcatttctcccgacggaagagtgaccttctcaaaatatttagtaaaaataaaagactttagaggaggaagttcccgaaccttagaagtaattgcatcagtacttccttgtgtttcgggtgtcggattcggaacatgctcgatctcatcatcggtggattgaatattagggtcctcctcccgcggattcattatttgctttcccttccgagctcgagatgatgcacctccgcgacctccttccattgtaattgaaaattgaaaacgaaagcgtgtagatattagagaatacgaaaatgagattaagagtagagaagatgtgtgtgaaaaatgatgaaatgagctctctatttatagagttttgatagtaacggacactaaatcatagccattgatcaaaaaacgatcaaatgatcctaaccgttgaaaaaaaatatccaTAAAATCCTCCCAaaggctacgaaccgccggttccaacggctatgaatcGCCGGTTAACCGActgttcaagccgtttaaaaaaaaaaaaaaattgcggcTGAACtgccggttcaacccgccggttaaccgacGTTCGCCGGTTTTACAatcaatgaaccggaaccggcccggcaacttgccgggccggttccggttcgacccggcgaaccgggtcaacgatcaaccggcccgttgacccagTTACGGgaccgggccgggtccgggccagacccggcccggggtcgggtatAGTTTTATGAGATCAACTATCACGTAAGAGTTTTTCTATTGTTctttagaaaaaaaaagggaaaagaaaaggaCAAAGCGAATCTTAAAAGGACCATCAGGAACACACTAGCAGAAATTTGTATATAAGTTGGTTCACCTCAGAGTTAAACTTAAATGCAGAGTGGATCCTCTTGTAATCCTTTTGGATGGTCAGGCGGCACTAGATACAGAGTAAATCATGAAATCTTCCTCAAGTGATGTTTTGATAAGGTgtttttgaaaacacaaactggaAAACGATAGACTGAAACGAAAGAACGAAAAGCATATAAAGGTATATATTACATATATATGCTCGTCACAGTTTGCTTGAAACATAGTCTACACTAAAGTTGCTGGTTCGCCATCTTGGTGAAGCTAGCTTCAGATTATCTTTACAAGGGGTCAACATAACAGGAACAATTGGTCCCAGTCCAAAGGTAGAGAGCTCCACAAATTCATGAAATGAAGGCCTTCACGAGTTCGTTGAAGTTGCAAACCTCACCTGTCCTCGGACAGGTTATTTTGCCGTCGTTTTGTTGGGCCATTTCTTCAAGAGCCTTCATCAGGATCAAGTGACCAAAgattaattttaacatattaaaaGCTCAGACAATCATGGTAATCACCAGAGAAATCCATACCTTAGTACTGTACACATGGCCATTTGGTAAAACCAGCGGTGGATTCTCATGATCCATCAACTTCTTTGAAATGTAGCAAACTAATTTTGAATGGTGAAATTTCGAGAACGGTAATGGTTCTGCCAATTTGCGGAAGCCTTCTTGGGATAATGGATCTTCTTTGCTGCAAGCCTCTTTGTAACAAAGTCTTAGCAAGGTTAAGAGAGAAACGAGAATCAATAAGCAATAGCCAGcaaagaataaaaataataaagcCATATCAAATAGCCGCACAGAGCATACAGGTTGATGGATATGGAAACGAGAGAACGACAAATTACAAGGGGATTGAAATTCATCATGCAATGAACCAAGGATACGGCGTCTTAAGGGCTGTCAAGCCGGCTTGGAGATATATATTCAACAGAGGTTCATTAGTCATGCCAAATAATCTACAGAATTCCTGCTTGAACTGCTCCACCAGATAGTCCCATTGTGTGGGCTCGAATAAGACCTAGATAAGATAAATATCAAGTATAGGAAACTGTTAAAAATACACAAGTGACTAGAGGGCATGTGCACAATTAATCAAGCTTAAAATGTAAAATGGTATTAGAGCATAAGTTCCCATTCAATACTTTGTGATCGCAAAACCTATAATATAACCATTGATTCCCATAGTAATTATCCAAATCTAACCAGTGGTTCCTACTTTTGAACATTACCATCTCCTAAAAGGAATTCCATGGTCAACTTCAAAATCAGATAGTGTAACTAAAGAACCATgactttttttcttttatcaattTCATAATCAGATGTTGAAACTAAAGAAATTCAAAATGTGGTGACATGTACCTTCAAGTTCTCTAAAGCAAGTTAATGTAATTTCAATTTAATAGCTCACATGTAAACACTAAACAACAAGAAGCCATGAGTCTCCACTGATTGGAGCCGGGTAAATGGGTTCAACTCCAAGAAGCTGACATGCAAGAAAAAAGATGAGCCACAGCTTGATATCTCCCTTTCATGGACAAAGTAATCGTGAAAAAACTATCATTTGCTAGAGCAAAATGTGATGATAAAATCAACTCCTAAACTATAGCAATCTCAAGGAACCATGACAAAAAATAGTCTTAGGAAAAAAACGAAAAAGAAATAGACTAACTAGGACAAAATGGGCATAAAAATACTTGTGAAAAATAAACAAGTAGTGGCTGAGTAAAGGAAGCATAAGTAAGATTTTTAGCTTTTCTAAAGAATGTCTTTATGCAGACCGGAGAGCTTTTGGCTTACCTTATACACTGAACATTCAGTATTGTGCCTAAAAGCCAATGTTGTCACAACACGCTGCATTTCCTTCATATTTGTAGCTGCCCAGGGTGCAAGATATCTTCGGGCATAGAAAATAGCTTTCATATGCTCATTAGCCCTCACTAGTTCTATAAACTCCTGAAGCCTCAATTGAAACTCAAGCTTACTCTGCAATTCAGATTGACCAGAGATATAAGTGGCTCAAAAAAATTTGGCATTATTCACAGAAGAAAAGGGAAATGGAACTTGCCACTTTTGTTATAAGATTATAGTGTAACGAACAACTTGAAGGTGAAGGATAGAGTGTCAATCTTCACTGAGTTCacaatgttaattttaaaattggaTAAATCATGATATTATGTAATTAAATTAGGTATTCATGAAGCACAATAAAAGGCTAGAAAAGTCAAAAAATGAACAGCTGCATCATTCTTTTCCTTTTCAGATCaatcatttttttattaagtACTGAACAAAAGGATATATTTGAACGAACTTAAAGCCGACAATCATAAGCACACCAGCCTACATAATTCTGATAGGTGACAATTCTGAAGACGTTTTAAGAACTATACGAAGATTCATCCCAGATAAAAGAGTTTCTGCTTATCACAAATAACATGAGAATATAAATGCATTGAATCATGTTGAAAGTAATGCTCAGAAGAGTCATACTTCATTCATTTCAAGAAAACAGCATATGAGAAAACCTCAATCTTATCGCTAGAAGAGTAACCATCTTGTTTAGTACTAAGATTGTACTGTAAAGGTGTTTAAGTATCTTACTTGAAGATGAATAAATTTTGCTGACACAAGTAATTTATCAATTGTAAGATAGTTGTCTAACCAAAGAGTTGCAAAAACACCTGAGATGATTTAAAAATATTCAGAAATCAACTAGTGAAAATCAAGAATAAGTCTTTCAGTCTGCggcagaaaagaaaaagaagaatacctTTGACTTCTTCAGCCTGGCTTTGTTCTCTGCACACCATATTAAAGCAGGAACTACATCCTTGTTCCGGAGAGATTCAATAACTCTCTTTGCCTCAATAAAGACATCAAGATCCACAAGTTCCTGCCACAAACAACTTGCTGGATCAGCCATAATAAAAAATGAAGCATTTATGAAGTGGTGTTGTGAGTTAAGTAAGAAACATTAGACAAAATCTCCTAGGGAAAGTCAATATTTAGGCATGCAGTCTTTGTCAACTATGATGGAAAAAATTATAAGGCATCCAAAAAACAAGCAACATACTTGCTCTTTTCATTTTCGAtgatttcattttccttatactttgATGTCAAGCTATATGTCcaaaattaaggacaaattttaatgataagcatgacaatctcaatgataaatgtagttacaaAAGTTAATATAGTTGGGCATCTTAacaatatatatacatattttttTACCTCAAGTGAATCAAAAGAGTTCTCTATATTGAACAACAAAAGGGCAATTCCATGCACCAGGTTCCCAGAGAAGGTGTCCTCTGATTGATTATGTTCTCATGCCTAGAAGAACCCACAGTCCATGACCCTTCCATAGAACTTGTTCAACCAATGACAGAGCAAGTGTAAAGTTTCATTTTCTTCAGACCACACAAACCTATACTGAGTTTATACAAAGCATGTGAAAATCACAATAAACTTGGATTATTGATGCAATTTGAGACCAAAAGGCTGAAAGAGAAACTGAGAGACAAGTTTCTTCCACCAAAAATAATGAAAAGGGTCGGATACAAGGTGTGGTTGAAGAAAGAAGAGCATAGTAAAAGAAAAATGCTATGGAGAAGGCATTTACTATTTGTCAGGCTAAGCTCCTTGAGATTTAAGGCACCATTTTATAAACCACAGATTCACTTTGAAACATGATATAACTGCTTAGCATATCCCTATAAAGTCTAGAAAATAAGACTAATGAAAGTAGATCTTTTAACCAAAAGATTAAAACTATCATTTGCTAGTATGCACTGGTTCGAACATTGCACATTAGTCTTACTAAAAATAGCAGTCTTACTTCAGCGGAACCTCCAGGGATACTGAGATCTTGAGAGACAGCTTAATTAAGATGATAAATCTAAGACCTCTTGTTTAATTAGGCcaggaaatatttcaaaatagaaataCACTAGCTAACTATTAAGTTTAGGGCCCATGTATATATTCTCCTCTTAATTGGAGAAATTTATGATAGCTTCTTCTGCattaccaataatctctccctaaCAAAGAAGCATCGAAGCCTGAGCCAGCAACGGATATAACACATATGATAGGAGAGGGAAGCATGTTCGCTTCTACCATTTCTATGTTTATGATAGATGAATGATCCAACCGTTAAGGCGTTCGAATATTTATCAATAACAGTTTGGCTTGAGCTAAACGGGTCCGCGCTGACTTAGTACCTGAATGTTTCCCGTCTCTGCAAGCTTCTGAGCAGAATCATAGTAAGACATTCTCAGCAAATAATCAACTAGTATCCGATTCAACCTGGCATCCTTCCAATCATCCAATTTATCTGCATCTGCAACCGAACGTAGATGCTCCAACCGAGCACGGCATCTTTGCACCTGCAGATTCTCTAGCTTACCTCCCTCTTCCAGCTGCAGTAGATACATAAAAGAAAAAACGCATGGCCCAACAGAG contains:
- the LOC121997036 gene encoding protein MAEA homolog isoform X1, translated to MDMAIDSAPNGDASPAAAPAAQAAPTSTARLAQLAESLKLEHQLVRVPLEHLKKTIRFDYRLAEREFTAVLSSVAEAADSLDSSSVDETLKQLSSLVTRLQGLKRKLEEGGKLENLQVQRCRARLEHLRSVADADKLDDWKDARLNRILVDYLLRMSYYDSAQKLAETGNIQELVDLDVFIEAKRVIESLRNKDVVPALIWCAENKARLKKSKSKLEFQLRLQEFIELVRANEHMKAIFYARRYLAPWAATNMKEMQRVVTTLAFRHNTECSVYKVLFEPTQWDYLVEQFKQEFCRLFGMTNEPLLNIYLQAGLTALKTPLCYKEACSKEDPLSQEGFRKLAEPLPFSKFHHSKLVCYISKKLMDHENPPLVLPNGHVYSTKALEEMAQQNDGKITCPRTGEVCNFNELVKAFIS
- the LOC121997036 gene encoding protein MAEA homolog isoform X2, with the translated sequence MDMAIDSAPNGDASPAAAPAAQAAPTSTARLAQLAESLKLEHQLVRVPLEHLKKTIRFDYRLAEREFTAVLSSVAEAADSLDSSSVDETLKQLSSLVTRLQGLKRKVQRCRARLEHLRSVADADKLDDWKDARLNRILVDYLLRMSYYDSAQKLAETGNIQELVDLDVFIEAKRVIESLRNKDVVPALIWCAENKARLKKSKSKLEFQLRLQEFIELVRANEHMKAIFYARRYLAPWAATNMKEMQRVVTTLAFRHNTECSVYKVLFEPTQWDYLVEQFKQEFCRLFGMTNEPLLNIYLQAGLTALKTPLCYKEACSKEDPLSQEGFRKLAEPLPFSKFHHSKLVCYISKKLMDHENPPLVLPNGHVYSTKALEEMAQQNDGKITCPRTGEVCNFNELVKAFIS